The Clostridia bacterium genomic interval CATCCTCGTTAGTAGCGGCAGAAAAAATAAAAGATGTTGAGGTTTACTCGGAGGATGAATTATATGGATGTTTACATGAATGGTATATATTTGAACAGTAAAATCTCAAAGAGTGAGAATTAACGATATCTTGACAAATTATATATGTGCGTGTATAATTTTCATTGCAACTCATATTTCCTTTCAAGTTAAACCTAATTGTGCGAGGGTGCTGGAACAGGCAGACAGGCACGTTTGAGGGGCGTGTGTCATACGGCGTGTGGGTTCGACTCCCATCCCTCGCACCATTTCTATTATTTTTTATGAGAATATAAAAATCAGCATTTTTTTATTTATAAATACATGGGATAATATGGAAAAGGAGGGCAAAAATGGGCGTATTGGATAAGCTATGTTTGCTTGCAGAAAAAAACAATAAGATAGAAAGTGAATTATATATTAAACATAATGTAAAACGTGGATTGAGGAATAGCGATAGTACAGGGGTATTAGTTGGACTCACCGATATAGGAGACGTTCACGGATATGTAATAGACGAAGGGGAAAAAGTTCCTGTAGAAGGAAGGCTAAAGTATAGAGGAATAAATGTAAAAGAACTTGTAGAAGGATTTCAGCAAGAAAAGAGGTTTGGATATGAGGAGGCCTGTTATCTATTACTATTTGGTGAGCTGCCCAACAAAACTGAACTAAAACAGTTTTGTGACCTCCTTTCTGAAAATAGAAAGTTGCCAGAGGGATTCGTAGAAGATATGATCTTAAAGGCGCCTAGTATGAATATAATGAACAAACTGGCTAGGAGTGTACTAACATATTACTCCTATGATGATAATCCTGACGATATAAGTTTGAAAAATATGCTTAAGCAATCTATAAAGCTTATAGCCGTATTCCCTACAATTGTTGCATATTCTTATCAAGCGAAGTGCCACTATTTTGATAATAAGAGTTTATACATACATATACCGGACCCGAATTTATGTACTGCTGAAAATTTCTTGTATATGATAAGACCTGATAATAAATATACCCGATTGGAAGCTGAACTTTTGGATTTGAATTTAGTGCTGCATGCCGAACATGGTGGCGGAAATAACTCGGCATTTACAACAAGAGTAGTATCCTCTTCAGGTACTGATACTTATTCAGCTATAGCAGCTGCTGTAGGCTCATTAAAAGGCCCTAGACATGGCGGTGCTAACATGAAGGTAATGGAGATGATGGAAGACATTAAGTCCAATGTAGATGATTGGGCTGATGAGCAAAAGCTTGAGGATTATTTGCTGAAGATACTAAATAAGGAAGCTTTTGATAGGTCAGGCTTGATTTACGGTATGGGACATGCAGTTTATACATTATCTGATCCTAGGGCTAGGTTGCTCAAACAAAAGGCTGAAGAGCTTGCCAAAGAAAAAGGTATGGATAAGGAGTTTTTGTTATATACCAACATAGAAAAACTTGCTTCAAAAGTTTTTTCTAAATTTAGAGGGAAAGAGCATATAATAAAACCTAACGTGGATTTTTATTCTGGATTTGTTTATGATATGTTAAATATACCGCTTGAACTTTATACTCCCATATTTGCTATTTCTAGAATAGTCGGTTGGTGTGCCCATAGGATAGAAGAAGTAATAAGCGGAGGCAAAATAATAAGGCCTGCTTACAAGAATGTTTCAGGTAAAAATAAGTACGTACCATTGAATGAGAGGGAGTGAAATTGAGGAAAAGTAAAGGGATATTCAGATTCATTTGTAATGTTCCTAAATTGCTATTGATGCCATTTATATTTATGTTTATGTTAACTTTGCTTATTTTCAAAGGATGTAAGCGATACTTACACAGATTGTCAACAAAATTTAATAATATGTAATAAAGTTGTAATAGTTTTGTAATACAGCTGATGGCAGCGTTATTTACTGTTATTTAGAGACTTGGCAGTTTTGACAAGTCCCTTTTTTATATTATAGAATATAATTAGCCTGTATTATATATACCCAATACGCTGAATCTTTAAAAATATGAAAGTACGGAGGAACCAGCAAACAGGGGTGAGTCCATTATGTAATGGTAGGGACGCAAGTTCCGAACCCGTCAGCTAACTTCGGAAGCGTTAAGAAAGGGGTTGTTTTTTCGATTGGGTTTTAAAAAAAGAGTTATAAGCATGTGTTTAGTATTGCTCTTTCTGATTTCTTTTGCTTGTTTCAGTCAGCCGATGGAGGCTGCGGGAATAGGCACAGGGGTTGTCAAAGTTAGAACATCTGCAAATGTCAGAAGTGGTGCAGGATTATCCAACTCAGTCATAGCTAGCCTATACAACGGCAATAGAGTTGATGTTCTCAAGAAGTCCGGCAGTTGGTATAATATAAAGATGCCTAATGGTAGAAAAGGCTGGATATATTATACCTTGTTGAATGTAACGAATAACGGGACTAGCTCAAGAGCTCAAGGTGCTTCAAATGGTACTGTAACGGGCAGTGTTGTGCGAGTGAGAAGCAATGCAGGTACCAATAGTTCTATCATAAGTCGTGTAAGAAAAGGCACCAAGGTAGAGGTATTAGGCAAGAAAGCTACAAACGACAGATATGGGTTATGGTATAGGATAAAAGCACCGAATGGGTTGATAGGATGGCTTTGCGGAGATTATCTGAATGTTAATGGCAGTGTACCTGCTCAAAAATCAGGAAGCAGTCAGGGAGGGCAAAGTTCAGGAACAGGTTATGTGACCGCAAGTGTACTCAACATAAGAAGTGTTCCATCCACTAGAGGAAATGCACCAATAGGCAAGTTGACCAGAGGCACAAAGGTGAATATTGTTGGACAGGGCAATGGTTGGTACAAGATTCAGTGGGGAAGCAAACAAGGTTGGGTTTCGGCTAATTACATCACCAAGAAGTCACCATCCAGTAATTCCAATGGCAGCAGTAAGAAAAAAGTGCAGTCAGCTGAAGGATATGTAAATACAAGAGCCGGATTGAATTTAAGGAAACTACCTGTTATAAGCGGTGGTACCCTTGTAACAGCATTACCTTATAAAACTTCAGTAAAGATTAAGGCACAAAAAGGTGATTGGTATCAGGTTGAAACTTCCGGTGGAAAAACAGGATGGGTATTCAGCAAATACATAACAAAAGGAACCGCATCATCTAGAGGAGGCTCCACAGGCAAAGTATCGGATGTTATATCTACTGCAAGAAATTATCTAGGTTACAGATATGCATATGGTGGTGCATCACCATCTTCCGGTTTTGATTGTTCGGGGCTGACACAATATGTATATAAAAAATTCGGTGTAAACTTGCCTAGGAGTTCAAGTGCTCAGGGTGCTTATAAAGCAACTAAAATAAGCAGCATGGGTGCTCTTAAACCAGGAGATCTGGTATGTTTTACTACCAATGGCAGTGGGAATGTGAGTCATGTAGGTATATATACAGGCAATGGAAATTTCATACATGCCCCAAACTCCAAGAGACGTGTTGAAGAAGTGAATATGCACACTAAATTTAGCGGATATTATGCAAAAAGGTTTAAATGGGGTTTAAGGGTATTAAAGTAAAAAGATCAAAACCAGATTTATTAAATCTGGTTTTTTTTTGCGAATTAGTTGAATTTTATATGTCCATTGTGATAAATTAATCATATAAAATAAAATATGGACAGGTGATTTCTTTAATCTTAATAGGGAATTCGGTGAAAATCCGGAGCGGTCCCGCCACTGTAATGATGAGCTGTTACTAGATTAGTATACCACTGGCTATGCCGGGAAGGTAGGTAGCAGCGATGAATCAGAGCCAGGAGACCTGCCTGTCTGTGCTACACTTTTGAACTACGGGGATAGGGAGGTGTTTGGTTATATTGTATTTGCCTTCCTTTTAGGAAGGTTTCTTTATTTATATTTAATCTGAAATTATAGTTGAGCTGAAAGGAGCTGTACTTATTATGGGGAAAATTAAATTAAAAAATATTTTGGTGTTATTTGTTGTCATTGCTCTGATCTTTGTATCAGTTGGTTGCGCAAATAATCAAAATTCATCTGATGATTTAAACGGTGAAACGGAAGTTATGGATGAAGAGACATCCATTGAACTTAT includes:
- a CDS encoding citrate/2-methylcitrate synthase — encoded protein: MGVLDKLCLLAEKNNKIESELYIKHNVKRGLRNSDSTGVLVGLTDIGDVHGYVIDEGEKVPVEGRLKYRGINVKELVEGFQQEKRFGYEEACYLLLFGELPNKTELKQFCDLLSENRKLPEGFVEDMILKAPSMNIMNKLARSVLTYYSYDDNPDDISLKNMLKQSIKLIAVFPTIVAYSYQAKCHYFDNKSLYIHIPDPNLCTAENFLYMIRPDNKYTRLEAELLDLNLVLHAEHGGGNNSAFTTRVVSSSGTDTYSAIAAAVGSLKGPRHGGANMKVMEMMEDIKSNVDDWADEQKLEDYLLKILNKEAFDRSGLIYGMGHAVYTLSDPRARLLKQKAEELAKEKGMDKEFLLYTNIEKLASKVFSKFRGKEHIIKPNVDFYSGFVYDMLNIPLELYTPIFAISRIVGWCAHRIEEVISGGKIIRPAYKNVSGKNKYVPLNERE
- a CDS encoding SH3 domain-containing protein, whose amino-acid sequence is MGFKKRVISMCLVLLFLISFACFSQPMEAAGIGTGVVKVRTSANVRSGAGLSNSVIASLYNGNRVDVLKKSGSWYNIKMPNGRKGWIYYTLLNVTNNGTSSRAQGASNGTVTGSVVRVRSNAGTNSSIISRVRKGTKVEVLGKKATNDRYGLWYRIKAPNGLIGWLCGDYLNVNGSVPAQKSGSSQGGQSSGTGYVTASVLNIRSVPSTRGNAPIGKLTRGTKVNIVGQGNGWYKIQWGSKQGWVSANYITKKSPSSNSNGSSKKKVQSAEGYVNTRAGLNLRKLPVISGGTLVTALPYKTSVKIKAQKGDWYQVETSGGKTGWVFSKYITKGTASSRGGSTGKVSDVISTARNYLGYRYAYGGASPSSGFDCSGLTQYVYKKFGVNLPRSSSAQGAYKATKISSMGALKPGDLVCFTTNGSGNVSHVGIYTGNGNFIHAPNSKRRVEEVNMHTKFSGYYAKRFKWGLRVLK